DNA from Gramella sp. MAR_2010_147:
CAATAAGCTTAGGGTTTTTAACCATTGCCGTAATTATTTCACGGTCACTCAGGTCTCTATGCTTATATTCCTCTTTCCAGATTTTTTCATTTTTACGAACCAATTGAATTGGGGTGATTTTCAGTTTTTTAATTAGATCTTCCAATTCTTTCTCATCAACAGGTTCTTTAAGA
Protein-coding regions in this window:
- the arsC gene encoding arsenate reductase (glutaredoxin) (This arsenate reductase requires both glutathione and glutaredoxin to convert arsenate to arsenite, after which the efflux transporter formed by ArsA and ArsB can extrude the arsenite from the cell, providing resistance.), translating into MLKIYHNARCTKSREGLEILKNSGKEFEIIEYLKEPVDEKELEDLIKKLKITPIQLVRKNEKIWKEEYKHRDLSDREIITAMVKNPKLIERPIVETDNEAVIGRPPSDIQKLL